From the bacterium genome, the window CACCAGTATCAACAAATATACTGCATGTCAAATTCTTCCCCTCATCTTGTGGATTCGATATTTCAACTTGTGCTACAATTCGTCCCATAATTTCTCCCTCCTATATCAAGTTTTATTTGTTGAGTGGGCTAACGATAAAGTTCAGGTGCGGCGAGGAGAATTACCACAAAAGTTTGATAGCAAGATAAAACTTTGAGAGACCACAAAACTCTGACCACGGCACAGTCCCCCGCCGTCAACTGCAACGCAGGGTTAGACAAAAGCTTTGATTCGCTGTCTTTTCCTTTTCCTCTGCCTCACCGAATTATTGTGCATTCCACATTCACGGTTTGACCCTAACCGGGAGTAGTCCGCCAAGGACACGATTCGGTTCATGCAGTTGTTAGAGATTCTTACTCGACCCTAATTCTTACTCGACCCTAATTCTTCCGACCTACTGAGAACTGTTCGGTAACAATTACTACCCGCTGATTTCCGGGATGGACAAATTACCACAAATTTTCTTGGCGAGTTTATTGGAAATCTCCATATGGCGTGGCACGGCTTCAACCGCTCCTGTCCTTGGATTACACCATAAGGAGTGTGCTCGACCTTCCCGTTTACGGTAGCATCCATATTTACGTAGCTGCCGCAACAAAGATTCACGCTTCATTGCACGACAACCAGTTCTCTCACGGCATCATCAGGGATACCGCGCAATATGTCTCCTCGCCGATCCTCAAGAATGAGAGTAATGGCTTCGACAAGACTTTCTCGACATTCTTCAAGGGTATAACCTTGCCCATTAGCCCCGGGAATCTCTGGGCAATAGCCTATGTACCACTCCCCATCTCTTTCGATAATCGCTGTAAATTCGTTGTGCATACAACACCTTCCTATTAA encodes:
- a CDS encoding addiction module toxin, HicA family; this encodes MKRESLLRQLRKYGCYRKREGRAHSLWCNPRTGAVEAVPRHMEISNKLAKKICGNLSIPEISG
- a CDS encoding type II toxin-antitoxin system HicB family antitoxin, with amino-acid sequence MHNEFTAIIERDGEWYIGYCPEIPGANGQGYTLEECRESLVEAITLILEDRRGDILRGIPDDAVRELVVVQ